TGATGAAGGGCGGAAACAGTTTCATGCAATGAAGGACGTTTATCGGATACCACCAAGAATTGAACATTATAGCTGTCTTGTGAATCTTCTTGGTCGTGCTGGTCTACTAGATGAAGCCGAGAAGTTGATCAGGGACATACAAATTAACAAGGACGCTATGCCACTGTTTGGTGCACTCCTCACTGCTTGCAAGGCTCAAGGCAATGTAGAGATGAGCGAACGGCTGACCAAACGAATAGGTGAGCAAGGTTACCAAATTCCTGATGTGAATTTGCTCATGTCTAATGTGTATGCAACAGCCAGTCGATGGGAGGATGCAATAAGAGTAAGAAGCAAGATGGCACACCCCACTATCAAGAAAACTGCAGGGTGCAGCTTGATCGAGGTGAAGGGACACTGAAGATGGCAGTTTAGCACTGTTCAAAAATATCCATTGACCACACTGATTTAACGAAAAACCATGATCGATTTTCTTACGGGAACCCAGTTCACTAGCAACTAAAAAGGGTGTTCGAAATCCCACCTGGTTTTAACCTTGCAGAATCCTTAACCAAAATCTTCAGAACATACAGACATTCAGGTGCACAATATTCTGCAGTTAGTTAATTTGATCCTTAAATAAGGATCACTTAGTTTCAGGTAGTCCATTGCAGGTAGGGGTGCAACTTGGTGACCCttagggtaccctttgaccctccttagttcaaacaaatgaactagtttttcaaaaagttgtgttattttaaaattttagttcatttggttaaactaaggagggtcaatgGGTACCCTGAAGGTCAGAAACTTGCAGCTCTAATTGCAGGAACTGATCACAGGTATGGTTCATGTCTTCTATTTTATTCTTCTCTGAAAACTTGGTCGCTAGTTTGATGGTTCATCATcctatttgttttgtttgttgagcAACTGAATCCTCATTTACCCAAGTATCCATCAGATATGGCAATGGATAGAAATTATTGCACGAAACTCAATCAAACATTAGCAAATTAGTGAAAAAGTGCATCACATGTTCTCCACATGAACTAATACACCATAGTTTTTATATTTCACTGCAACAAACAAAACACTCGCACATCGCAATGTTTAATTGTCCATGAAAATTATAGCAGCAAATAAGAATTATATAGGTTTGAAGATTTATGTACATACTAACACTAAAACGATGTAGTATatcatatttttatttagttATTTGGGTATCCATGGATCTATGGAGTAGGAGTGATACCCATGCCTGCCTCTTGAGTTCGCAGGTACCCATCCGCGAGTATCCACGGAGCAAGATTGCACTCCATGGACGAATTATCCATGGGTACTCAGCTTCATAGATAACAGAGTTAAAGGACCAAAAATCTGACACTTTCTGTTCTACAAATGTAGGTTAGTCACCAAGCCAGTCGTATATAGTACTTCTCACATATTTCTGTTTCTGAGTGCATATACGCCTTGATCCTAATTGTACTACCCAATATACACCTTGGCAACTCTTACGACGACCATGTATAGATGTTGGTCGTTTTATCAGCCTGTTAAGCTAGCAGTATTTGACTTGCACCTGTTGAATTCAGCACTTCAGCTCGAACTCATCAACACTCGTCGGAACTTCTCTTTGACTGCAAGTGACAAGATGTCTCAAGGCATTATTTGGATTCGTTGAATTTAGTTTAACCAGAGTTCAGTTTGCCAGCACAGCAGCCTTCTCATAGAGGTTGACAGCGAGAAGATAGGTTAGTTTCACCGTTCTCAGTTTTGCATCTTTTTTCCcttcacattttgttttttcgcaCTCTTCTCTGTATGTTTAATACCGAGGACCCGCATGTGGTGAATATAAATATTACTGCTCAGGAAATCATGGAAAACCAGACTTCGACACCTTAGTGCCATCGGACCCAAGCAAGAACTATTATACATGCTTTTTTGAGTACTTTACAGAGATAGTCAAGAGATTGTTCAGGATTCAAATgctcttctcttcctttttccgGGAGAAAGCTAACCTAACCCCTACTACTAAATTCTACATTGTTAGGCACAGAACTATGAGTGGTTAAAACTAGTTCCCTTGTCAACAGTAGAACATCACCCTCTTCACCTTCTCTTTCACAGCAGGCAAAGGCTTCACCGAGGTTCCGTTCGTTCCGCTAGAGCTCTTCGATGTGTGGTTCTCTGAGAGCTCCGGCTCCATGTAGAACCGTGCCCGGAATGCAGCCAAATGCGCATAGTATGCAGGAGGGACTGTTGGAGCAGAAAAGATCAAAGAGAGGCTCAGACTTGCAAACAATTTATGAAAAATAAGAAGCCGGATAATGTTTCAGTCAGTGAAGAAATAACATACCGACAGAAACAGAGCGTGTGCACCGTGCGTACCTGCAAAATCAGCATAGACACCAGCTCAGAATATATTCTGAAAAGATGAAGTGCGAAGAGAAAAGACAAGCATAACACAAAGCAGTCATGACGTACGTGTAGCAAAGGTTGTTTGTCAACGTCTGCATCTCGTCTGCTGAGAAATTGTTCTCATCCCAGAGGACATGGTAGTGAGCTGGCCTACTTGTTCCCTGCCCAAGTCACACATCAGTCATTTCAGGAATCACAAGTCCACAACAAGGTAGAGAATCTAGGATTATATTCCCATGCTTCTAGTACAACACTTTACAGATACAGTGACATCTTGTTGAAAAGTTGTAAGAGATTTTTATGTGTTTGTACAATCACATGATTTAAAACTTAGCAAAGCATCAGTTAGTTTATTCTTTTAGAGCGTTAAGATCTTTCTTGAAAAGAGAATTAAAGTCTCCTCAAACACTTGATCACAAGACAAGGGACCAGAGTAACGACAAATTCAGTGTATGTCAGCCTTCAACAAGGACCAGTACTATATTATTACCTGGATTCCAGCATGACTACAGAGGTAGAAATCAAACTCCGTTGGATGGCATATCTTCGAATCAACAACAGTTCCTGCGTTTTAGACTAACTAGTGAGTTATGGAGAGACAAGGGAATAGCAAAGTAAATACAGTATCCTATGATGAGCAATTAATTCTCCCAAATTGTGTTTCAGTAGTTTAAGAAAACATTGTTACGATTGTATATGATTGAAAATATGCAATCATAGTATGAAAAACAGTTAAAATACTAAAATGTTCACAATTTGTTAGTTAAAATATAATGTGCAGTACATCCGAAACTAACATGTAGAGGTCATGAGTAGATTACCAGGCAAAATATTTCCACTCTTGTCCATGCTACTTCTGTCCTTGTGATTGTTTGCAAACAGCCTTGTATGGTGACGCTTTTGAACGACCACGAATGTTACAGGAGGTTGGTAATTTGGTTCCAGGGATGCACATGCCTAGAAGAAAGCATTTGTTAGGAACCTCTGAAGTGGTTACAAGATCTACATAAGAAAATACAATGGTATCCTACCTTACGGATAGCATCTAACTCATACAGGAGAACTTGGTAGAATTGGCCTTCGCTAACACCATCACTGGAAGAAAGATATAGTATTAGTTAATATAATTAACAGATAAGGGAGTTCACTTGCAACACTCACAAGAAAGCCTTAACAACAGGTTTTTTGGGGGTATTCTACAATACATACGTAACCTAAACATTATCGTATTTGTTGGATCACGTGGCATAAAATTGGTTGTCATTGTTTAACTACTATCCTCTTAAGTTTTGCACTGGCGTACCGGTAGAAAATTATTCTTAATGGCTTCTGCCCAGTGGCCTTCCTGAAGGATATTAAGAGTTCCCTGCATAGCAAAAGCAGCGCTGGAAATGAGTTCAAGTAGCTcgttaagaaagaaaaaaccatTTAATTAATCATCAGTTAGATGAGCACTTGCTACTAGATAACTACCTGACCATGCCTCCTGTGACCGTGCCTCTCTGAGGGTCATGCCATGTCTTATAAAGGTCCTGAATGAGCTCTTGCCGATGCGCCTGCGCGCACACCAATCCAGCATACTTCGTAACTTCTGGCCAGTCTTGAGAAGCCACAACCTGCGAGCAGCTAATTAGAAAAGGGGCAAAGAACATATTGATGGATGTACTATGCTTAATAATAATATTGATGTGGAAGAAGCAGAGTAATGCTCCAAGACTTACTGCAGCGATGGATGGACTAGAGTCCTCCCCGGTTTCAGGATGTGTTACATCCGCACCAAATATAATAGTTGGTATGTCACTGACCAATGGAATCCTCCAACTTAGCGCATCCACAAGCACAGTGTTTCTTCCTCCCATCTGAAATTTAATCATATCATTAAGTCTAAGAAGTAATAAATTAGCATGGTTGCAAGTGCGATTACAGCTTTAAGCTACGTTAGACATGCCAATAATGTGATAAAGTTAATAAGTACCTTAACATTGATTTTAAGCGAAACATTTGCCAAGTACTGCTTGCTAATCTTAAAAACATGCTTAGTTAAGCAACATTGTGATATCAATCCCAAATCAGTTTCACAGATACGTTTGATATCACCTGCAAAATAGTGTTATTCAACACAATGTAAGAGgattcagaagaagaaatacaCAGGGTAATTAGCATGATAGACACTTACCATATAAAGCACCATTGTTGTCAGGGAGAATGGCCAAAAGAAGCTCAAGTTCTTTACCCTTGAGTTTGTGTAGTGCCACATTATACACATGCTTAAGTGCCTTAGCTACTTGATCTGGTCTAGCTGAATATATTGGTAGCACAGGTTCACTGTTGAATTCCTGCAGCAGTAGCAAAGATCAGACTAAAAAATATTCTTACATGCGAAAAGTTTGTGAAAATGCCTCTCTGATGTGCAGAAATAGTTATAAGAAATGAGAGGTATATTACCATGCCCGAAATCTGACACATTTGTGCCAACTCCTGGCAGAATCCCCGAGCAGTGGTTTCTTGAACATTTCTTGAGAAGTTTATGCAGGCCCAGTGACTCACCTTGCCCCCATTTATCACTTTCTGCAGAAATGAGTTTATATTAGCGATAAATAAGTGGGGTCAACGCCATGATAGCTGCAAGGACCATTGGACAACTAGGGGCCatgtaagaatctaaccttgTTGACCATGTTCCATTGACCAACCTGTGGCAAGcactccttttcttttccagcGTCATGATATTTCAGCTGAAATCCACAAGATATCATGTCCACATTGTTAGCAAAGAGCAACAAGTTAACTAGAGATAAGAAGAACACTACATAACTAATCTTACCCAAGGTGCAGGAAGGACACGAGCTTCAACAGACGTTAACTTCTCACTTATGTTGATCCCAAATTCCTTCGCGTAAGGATCTTGGTCATATCCGTTTTGATGAACTGTCTGAAAACAAATTCATTTAGTCGCCTGAGCCAGTTTAAGAACAGTGTTGAtcaacaggaaaaaaaacttccaTGAAACAAAACCCTAGTAGCAAGTAATAGTGGTTATCTATTGAAGGTGTATTGCATGCATGGAATGGTTGGACCacatgcaaataaaaacaaaagcttGACGATAGGACAATTAATGAGCATGTTGCATGCATGACTTGCAAATTCACAGGTTTGTTCAACAACAACATCAATTTCATTGGAACGAAAACATAGCACATCCAGCCCTACTGAACatgtaaatttattttttattgaaaTGATTTGGAGAAAAGTCTCGACCTGTAGAATATCCATTTCCTTCTCTCTAGGCCTTTGGCATGTAACCTTTAGCAGCGAGGTGATCTGCTTTTCATTCAACCTCTTTGTGTATCTCTGGCCCTCAACAATCTTGCAAGCCTGGCAAGAAATGTCTCGACATCACAATATGTTTAACACCGGTTTTAACATTACATGTTTTTACAAAGAAATAACACGGCAATATACAAAAATGACCAACGAACAGAAACTTCTGACTCGCTGAGCGTACCTCCATTGGTAGATAGTTTGCCTTCTTTTGGTTTCCCACCATAAGGCAAGGAAGATGGGCATGCTGAATTGTGAACCCATACATTTCCTTGAAATACTCTACAACTGATTTCATATTCATTTGATCGTCAATTGGGAAACTGCAAAACAAGCAAAATCAACCCCCATTCCGCACCGTTTAGCATGTCTGGTGAGTGGTAACTCAAAGTCTCAGTTCCCTTTATAATTGGATCGATCTACTTACTGATTGGATCAATCGATATATCAAAGTAAACAGATTAAACTCAAAGGCCTATCATGCTTAGATTTTGAATGAAGATTGTGTATTATGCTTTGCATGTTTCCTGAGTAGCTTAGTGGAGAAAATTGCCAACTAATACTTGATAGCACTGGAGCAAGGAAAATGAATCACTACTAAACTTACATCAGTTCGTGTGTTGGTTGTGCTGTCACCCCTGAAATACGGTACTTCCGCCTTACATTTTCCCGGTGAGTAACTTCAACTTTCACACCCCGCAGTGCTTTCTTGATCTGCTTGACATGAGCAAATTACATGCGAAATAACTTTGTTAGGTAAAAACACCACTCTCAAAAGACATGAACCAGGTAATGGTCCATAACTAATAGCGTCCAAATAGCAGCTACTACATGCCAGAGTAGTACTATGCCAGATTCCTTGTTCCCCACAGCACAATTTACCTTAATTCTGTTTGCATCAGACAATGGCCTTGACATGACATCCTTCCCTAAAATCTGGGCCACGAACTCGATCACCGGCAGCGGCTCGATGAATGCAGTGGACGACATATCTGGCATCAACATCACCATGTAAGCAACAAGCACAGGACAAGGGTCAGGAAATCACATGCATGAGGGCACCAAATATTCGCCAGACAGGGAGGGGCGCATCTCATTCTCACCGATGTTAAGCGACAAGCCCATCTGAGTTGGCCGAATGCTCTGGTAGAACCCACACCAGGACTGCAGACCGTCGCCGAGACGCTGTGGCTTCCGTATGTCTGGCGAGTAGAACGAGCGCCCTATCGGCACGTACCTAGCAATGGAGGAGGCACATCAGTTCAGTCCCCTTGAAGAACGCAAATAGCGAAATTGCAAAGTTGCAACTGAAGATTCGAGCGCCGATGAAATACCTTTGGTTGGCGAGCTCCCGGAGGACGATGTCGAGGACCTGGACGGCCTCCTGCGGCGCGTCTGCCTGCCGCCCGGCGATGAACtggcggaggtggtggaggtCGGCGCGCGCGGCAAACTTGATGACGACCCTGTATTCCCTCTCGCTGCAGGAAGCGCAAGCAGTAATAAAGACATAGCCATGAAGAAGATGGGCGTAAAAAGGAGATGACTCCAATATCGCAGGCGCAGCGACGAATGGCAAATGTGGGTGGCGCGTACCGTGGGGGGACGCCggtgccgccgtcgtcgtcggttAGGCGCACGACGAACTCGCGCGCGTCGAACGGAAGCGTCCCGGCGGTGTAGAGGCTCTTGCGGCCGTCGTAAGCCGGGAGGCGCATTCCGAGATCGGATGCGCGGTAGAGGCGGACCAGCTCCGCGATGATGGCCCGGTTCACGCATCGGGAGCTCACCTCCGGCGTGATCTTGACCTGCGAAAgacgacgacaacaacaacaacaacaacaaaagctCAAGCTCGATTGTGCTATTCTATTCCTCGAGCTAGCACTTGGATGGAACGGAACGGGCGAGAGGGACTTACGTCGTACTGGGTAAGGTCCTTGTCGGGAATCTCGGCGAGGAAGTGGTTGGCCTTGACGACGCAGCGCGCGCCCACCGTCCCGAACCCCGGCCGCCGGCAGAACGCCAGCCCCTTGCTCGGCACCGGCGGCCCAATGACGgcgcgcgtcggcggcgccgccgccgccgccgtctgcgcCATCGCCGGCCGCGGCTCCGCCACGGGCCTGGCacgcccgcggccgccgcgccgcctcccgccgcacTTCTTGGCTCCCTCCGGCGGCGTCGCCTCCGCCTTGGGCTGCGCCACGCTGCTCTGCAGCGGCTGCTTCCTCGCctgccccgcgcgcccgccgcccccctTGGCCGGCtggtgccgcggcggcggcggcgtcatcTCCAGGACCTCCAGCATGTGAGCGGCCGGCGCGAGTTCGTTACCCGACAACGCGGTcgctagcagcagcagcaggaccgGCCCCGACCCCTCCTGCGCGAGTGTGCCTTATAATTTCACTACAGCCTCTCTGCGTgatcagcagcagcggcaaggTGGCGAACAAAGCGAAGAAGCCAAGAACTCAACCCACTGTAAAAAGAACTCAACCAAGACACCTCCCAAGTCCCAAGCATTAAAACAAAGGGGGGGCCAGGCCTCCGCTCGCACAAGGTAAAACGGCCGGAATCAATGCGACGCGGGACAGAAAGGCATTAGAACCGGCACGGCCCTGATGGAGCAACTGCAGCAGGTTTGACCTCTTCGGGAGCGGACGCCGGCCGCAGGGCGGGGCGATAAATACATCCGCCCACGGGTCAGGTCAGGCAAGAGGGCGCCGGCGCACGGCGGTGGCTGGAATTTAATCGCCCGGGATCTCTTTTACCAAAGGTGGCAGTCGTCGTAGAAGAGAAACGgggggaaagaaagaaacggTATGTGCCGTGCCCGTGGTAGATGGAGATGGATTAATTGGGGCGCGAGATGGATGGTGTGTGACGCCGCGTTTCCGATGGTGCTGTTTTATCCGAGGCGTGGGGAAGGATGGGGATTTTTATTGAAAAGTGTATCGCATGTTCGTGCGGCTGGCCGTTAGTGCGTGGCAGTACTGGCGGTATTATTGTTTTGAGAGGAGGTAGGAGCAGTCGTAGTATGTCTAGAGTCTGGCCATGTGTGTGATTAATCAATGATAAAGAATGGGTGTGCCCAAAACTGCAGTAGTACTGTACTCACCGAtgtgtttttctttaaaaaaaaacttttttccGACGGTGTTGGGAACCACCAACTTAACAAAGAAACAACCACGAGTTGACCGCCAGTCGACAAACGGCTTACTAACACGTTACAAGTGTGGTAAATTCTGGTGAAATGTACTACAGCCTGCAGTCTATGACATGTGATCCACATGGAACATTGTCACTTACGGCGTTTCCCTAttcatctttaaaaaaaaatacaatcgTTCTATAGTATAAAAATTCCAGTATCCAGAACACAACAGttcacaaaaaaattcaagtatTTGCCAGCGTGGTCCCATGTCTAGCGAAAACCAGACGCATAGGCAAAATGGTCGGCGAAAACAAAAACGAGCGCTCCCTACACAAGCACCAGCTTTGCTGCAGCAAGCAATGTCCTAGCACGGGCCTCGGCGGCCGTGCGTACGCTTTGGCAGCGTGCCGCCCCCGACAGGAAGGAAGGGCACTCCACTATTCCAGAATAGAACCCCCTTCCTGCCTCAATCCCTCATGGCCCAAACGCATTCTATAATCAACCCCCTAGCCGCAGCACACACAACACACAGAGCCCCAAAAACACTGGCCCCGCCCCGCGCCCGTATCCCGTGGCACGGCGGCAGCAGACGGGGGCAGAGAGAAAGCCAGGGAATAAGCGCAAGCTTCCAGTCATCCCCTACCACGAAACTGAACAGTACACTGCACGTAGAAATACGAGAGAGCAAGAGCGATCGGCGTCGCGACGCGCGGGGCGAGGCGGGGTTTTCGGGCCGAGGAGATAAAGAGGGGAGACAAAGCGGAGCGTCGGCACAGCGCCTTGGTTCAGAggcccgccgcgccgcagcTTTGCTGTTGTTGCTAGCTTACAGGCACCGGGCATAGCAAATCCAGCA
This is a stretch of genomic DNA from Brachypodium distachyon strain Bd21 chromosome 1, Brachypodium_distachyon_v3.0, whole genome shotgun sequence. It encodes these proteins:
- the LOC100839655 gene encoding protein argonaute PNH1, whose product is MLEVLEMTPPPPRHQPAKGGGGRAGQARKQPLQSSVAQPKAEATPPEGAKKCGGRRRGGRGRARPVAEPRPAMAQTAAAAAPPTRAVIGPPVPSKGLAFCRRPGFGTVGARCVVKANHFLAEIPDKDLTQYDVKITPEVSSRCVNRAIIAELVRLYRASDLGMRLPAYDGRKSLYTAGTLPFDAREFVVRLTDDDGGTGVPPREREYRVVIKFAARADLHHLRQFIAGRQADAPQEAVQVLDIVLRELANQRYVPIGRSFYSPDIRKPQRLGDGLQSWCGFYQSIRPTQMGLSLNIDMSSTAFIEPLPVIEFVAQILGKDVMSRPLSDANRIKIKKALRGVKVEVTHRENVRRKYRISGVTAQPTHELIFPIDDQMNMKSVVEYFKEMYGFTIQHAHLPCLMVGNQKKANYLPMEACKIVEGQRYTKRLNEKQITSLLKVTCQRPREKEMDILQTVHQNGYDQDPYAKEFGINISEKLTSVEARVLPAPWLKYHDAGKEKECLPQVGQWNMVNKKVINGGKVSHWACINFSRNVQETTARGFCQELAQMCQISGMEFNSEPVLPIYSARPDQVAKALKHVYNVALHKLKGKELELLLAILPDNNGALYGDIKRICETDLGLISQCCLTKHVFKISKQYLANVSLKINVKMGGRNTVLVDALSWRIPLVSDIPTIIFGADVTHPETGEDSSPSIAAVVASQDWPEVTKYAGLVCAQAHRQELIQDLYKTWHDPQRGTVTGGMVRELLISFRKATGQKPLRIIFYRDGVSEGQFYQVLLYELDAIRKACASLEPNYQPPVTFVVVQKRHHTRLFANNHKDRSSMDKSGNILPGTVVDSKICHPTEFDFYLCSHAGIQGTSRPAHYHVLWDENNFSADEMQTLTNNLCYTYARCTRSVSVVPPAYYAHLAAFRARFYMEPELSENHTSKSSSGTNGTSVKPLPAVKEKVKRVMFYC